A region of Corvus cornix cornix isolate S_Up_H32 chromosome 3, ASM73873v5, whole genome shotgun sequence DNA encodes the following proteins:
- the MTARC2 gene encoding mitochondrial amidoxime reducing component 2, giving the protein MSGLRGAAGPARQAWLWGAAALLVLGALLGTWRWAGRRRRRLQRVGTVLRLFVYPVKSCRGVSVRRAQVTPMGLRCGELRDRFWLVIREDGHMVTARQEPRLVLISVSCEDGHLTLEAADMEKMRVPVKLPEKNPVRNCRVFGQDIQGRDCGDEVAQWITTFLNSEPCRLVHFEPSMVPRKSKDTIALFRNTDEVAYPDCSPILIISEASMDDLNTRLEKKAKIQNFRPNIFVTDCSAFEEDTWEDILIGDVEMKGTVCCGRCILTTVNPDTGVIDRKEPLETLKSYRLCDPSEKHIYKTSPLFGKYFAVNKTGTIQVGDPVYKMVWE; this is encoded by the exons ATGAGCGGCCtgcggggcgcggcggggccggcgcggcaGGCatggctgtggggagctgcGGCGCTGCTGGTGCTGGGCGCCCTGCTCGGCACCTGGCGCTGggccggccgccgccgccgccgcctgcaGCGGGTCGGGACGGTGCTCAGGCTCTTCGTGTACCCGGTGAAGTCGTGCCGGGGGGTGTCGGTGCGGCGGGCGCAGGTGACGCCGATGGGGCTGCGCTGCGGGGAGCTGCGGGACAG GTTTTGGCTCGTGATCAGGGAGGACGGGCACATGGTGACAGCTCGCCAGGAGCCGCGGCTCGTCCTTATTTCTGTCAGCTGTGAAGACGGGCACTTGACCTTGGAGGCCGCGGACATGGAGAAGATGCGCGTGCCTGTAAAGCTCCCCGAGAAAAACCCCGTCCGCAACTGCAG GGTGTTTGGACAGGATATCCAAGGCAGGGACTGTGGTGATGAAGTGGCTCAGTGGATCACCACCTTCCTGAACTCAGAGCCCTGTCGACTGGTGCACTTCGAGCCCTCCATGGTGCCAAGAAAGTCAAAGGACACTATAGCCCTTTTCCGAAACACAGATGAG GTTGCCTATCCTGACTGCAGCCCAATCTTGATCATCTCTGAAGCTTCAATGGATGATTTAAAtaccaggctggaaaagaaagctAAGATACAGAACTTCAggccaaatatttttgtgacagATTGCAGTGCTTTTGAGGAG GACACCTGGGAGGATATTCTTATTGGTGATGTGGAGATGAAAGGGACCGTGTGTTGTGGCAG GTGTATTTTAACCACTGTTAATCCAGACACTGGGGTCATCGACAGGAAGGAGCCCTTGGAAACATTGAAAAG TTACCGCTTATGTGACCCCTCTGAGAAACACATCTACAAAACCAGCCCTCTCTTTGGGAAATACTTTGCTGTTAACAAAACCGGAACAATTCAAGTTGGAGACCCTGTGTACAAGATGGTCTGGGAGTGA